The following is a genomic window from Candidatus Kuenenbacteria bacterium.
GAGTAAAATTGCCACCCATGCGCCCAAAGATTGAGACTAAAAGAGATTCACCAATACCGCTGATAGCTAGTAAGGCGATTATAATAATAGTAATGCCGATTAGCTTCCACATGAGGCGCGTGCCCCCATAGGTTCCAAGATAGTGATCAGCCCACTCTGTGTGCCCAAAGTTGTCAACAATGCTATTGCTATATTTGACAATAAAAAATCCGGCGACGATGGCGAGGAAGCTAAAAAAATACTTCATACTTTTGTTTTTTTAAAATTATACTGGTGGACGATGTAGGGTTCGAACCTACGACCTCCTCGGTGTAAACGAGGCGCTCTAACCAACTGAGCTAATCGTCCTTGTTGGTACCGCTACGGGGGATCGGGTCCGGGGCAGCGGCAAATCCTGCGCCAGCTCTGATTTGCCGTCGTCTCGCTCGCCAATTTCGGCGGGCTCACTTCTGCCCTTCGATTCCCTGAGAATCAAAAATGTTTTGCCTTAAATCAGAATAATCAAAATTTAAAATATTCGGTGGTACCGCTACGGGGGATCGAACCCCGATTTTCAGGATGAAAACCTGATGTCCTAACCATTAGACGATAGCGGCGCAAAAAGGTAAAGGTAGATTGTATTTTTAAAAAATAACCCTTTTTTGGGGTGAATACAAAAATATGGTATCATTATCTGGACAATTTGGCAAGGTTGAGGTAATAATATCTTTGTTATTATAAAGGATAATAAATATGTTGATTTTGGGTATTGAAACATCTTGTGACGAAACAGCAGCAGCCGTTTTGGAAATAAAGAACGGCAGTTTTAGAATTTTGTCCAATTTGGTCTCTTCGTCGGTAGAATTACAGGCACGGTATGGCGGTATTGTGCCAGAAGTGGCGGCCAGAAAACAGGTAGAATTTGTAATGCCGGTTTTAGAGCAGGTTAAAAAACTAGGAATTCCAAAAAATATTGATTATATTGCAGTAACAAGTGGTCCGGGGTTGATTACTTCACTTCGAGTGGGGGTGGAGGCGGCTAGAACATTGAGTTATATTTGGAAAAAACCCTTAATGCAGGTTAATCATTTGGAAGGACACATTTATTCAGCTTTGCTGAATAAAATTCAAAATTCAAAATTCAAAGTCCCTGCCTCGCCGGCAGGCGGGCAAAATAAACCACAAATCCAAAATAAAAATTTTCAAAGGTTGCCAAAGCTGGTATTCCCAGCGTTGGCGTTGGTGGTGTCTGGCGGGCACACGCAGTTGGTTTTGATGAGGAATTATTTAGATTACAAAATTATTGGGGAGACTCTGGACGATGCGGTGGGAGAGGCTTTTGATAAAGTGGCAAAAATTTTGGATTTAGGTTATCCTGGCGGGCCGGTTATTGCAAAAATGGCCGAAGGGGGGGATAAAAGTAGTTTTGAATTGCCAAGGCCAATGATGAATAGCGGGGATTATAATTTTTCTTTTGCAGGATTAAAGACGGCGGTTTTATATAAAA
Proteins encoded in this region:
- the tsaD gene encoding tRNA (adenosine(37)-N6)-threonylcarbamoyltransferase complex transferase subunit TsaD, with product MLILGIETSCDETAAAVLEIKNGSFRILSNLVSSSVELQARYGGIVPEVAARKQVEFVMPVLEQVKKLGIPKNIDYIAVTSGPGLITSLRVGVEAARTLSYIWKKPLMQVNHLEGHIYSALLNKIQNSKFKVPASPAGGQNKPQIQNKNFQRLPKLVFPALALVVSGGHTQLVLMRNYLDYKIIGETLDDAVGEAFDKVAKILDLGYPGGPVIAKMAEGGDKSSFELPRPMMNSGDYNFSFAGLKTAVLYKTLNHKNVKSLKQKRDLCASFQEACVDVLINKTIRAAKEYKVKTILVGGGVAANKELRERLEREAGELKGVKLLIPEIKYTGDNAAMIALVGYFRTIRALKRKSIKKVDWGKAKVDPNMEL